CCGAATGCCTTTCCCGGCCTTCGACAACTCCACGGCACGACGACGACGCCTTTCCAAGCTCGCGGCTGATCCGAGGGGGCGCATGCCTCATAATACCACCGTTCTATTACTTACGCAAAACTCAATAGTACCTTAAGGAGTTTTCCAGTACGCTCCGGTTTCCTCCTCGCTGCGGCCTTGCGGCTGGAACTTTTTGAGCAACCTACCGGCCTCTGAAGTTCTTCAGCATCTGCCCGTTCAGAGTTACCATCTCGGTCCTTTTCCGCCCCAGGCCCTGAGCCTCGCTTGTCGGCTGCGACGCGGTTGCTATACTGTTCGACGCACCGCGAAACCACCGATCCATGCTCGCGCACGGAGGCCGTGATCGTATGCTGATGCTGGAGCCGACCACCGCGTACCCGATCATCATCCACTTCAAAGACGGTCGGATCGATCGCGGCACGTTGCTGTCCTCGTTGTTGGCCGAAGGACCGCTCCGCTACCGTCCCCAGACCGCCGCCGATGAACGACGCGGCGTGCCGCGCCTGCCGTTTCTGACCGAGGTCAAAGTCGACCGCGTCATGGTCGGCCGCGCCAGCGACGTGAGCGTGCGAGGGATGTTTCTGGAAACACTGACGCCGTACGCGGTCGGGACCGTGCTCCACGTCGCGCTCCGGGTCGACACCGAGACCATCGAGGCCGAGGCGCGCGTGGTGTTTGCGGACCCCGGGGTGGGGATCGGGCTTGAGTTCAAACGGCTGTCCGCCGCGGTCCGGCATCGCCTGGAGGCGGTCTTGCACCGGCTGGCCAAAACCACCCAGGCTTCGCCGTCTTCGGGTCGCCGAACCACTGAACGACGCGATGACGCCGGGACCGCGCGACGGCCATGGGACGGACGCAAAGGAGAGCGCCGGTCCCGAACAGGCCTCCATGAGCTTCCGCCCGCTGAGGTTGACCTGGCCAACGTCAAGTCGGTTTTTTTTGTGGATCCCGCCCCGAACGACAACGCCCTCCCGGAGTGGGGAGCGGATCCCATGGACCGGCAGGTCACCGTGGAGTTCCGGGACGGCGAGACGATCCACGGGACGCTGCGCGAGATGTCGCCGGATGCGCTGGGCTTTTTCGTCGCGCTTCGCCTCGACGAACGCAACACGCACAGCGTCTACGTGGTCAAGTCAGCGGTGAAAAGCATCCAAACCGTGTTCTAACCCGGATTATTCATGAACCTTCTACTGCACCCGCGGATACGCCGCTGCAACGGGCGATCTCGCCGCTCAGTCGGTCAACGTACCGCAGAGAGTACGCCTCCCTCCTTCGCGGCTCCAAGCACCCGTTTCGCTGGCGTCTGCGCGGGTTCGCGACGAACGTTCATAAATAATCTGGGTTGAAACAGGGACGACTCCTCAGCTCGCCAGCAGGCGGGTGAGGGCCTGGAGCTTGGCTGCCAGGCGCGCATCGGTCATGGTGAGCACCCGAGATTCTTCCAGCGCGAGGTCGAATTCTCCCATCAGCAGGTAGGTGAGGCCGAGGTCGAAGCGCGCCTGCGCGTCGTCCGGCCGCGCCGCCAACGCGGCCTTGACCCGGGCGATTTCTTCCTCGTACGGCGAAACCTCCGCCACCCCCAGCGTGAGCGGCTTCGTCGATCGGCCCGGAGCCACCGGCGGCTCGATCAAGGTGATCCAGCCCTCGCGAAGGGCCATCTGGCAAAACGTCGCATCCCGCAAGGCAATCATGCGCACGAGGTCCGCGGCGAGCCCGCCCCAGAGTTGCTGCACCACGATCGCCGCCAAGAACGCGATGGCGGCGTAAATGAACCGGCCGCTGACCAACAGCGCCACGCCCGCGGCCAGTCCGCCGAGGTAACACACCCCGAGGCCTCGAAACAGCCAGCGGCTCCCGGCTCCGATGTAGTCGGTCAGGGGGGGCTGTCCTCGCACCACCAAGCGACGCGCCGTGAGGTGGTCCAAGTCGATCACCGCACGCTGTTCCGCCACCGCGGCCTGAAGGTCTTGGAAACTACGAAGATCCATGGCTCACCTCGGGCCGATTGTACGAAAGGCCTTCGCGGAGGGTCAATCCGGGGCGGATCGAGTCGCGTGCACGATCCGGGACTCGGCCGGAGCGTACAGCGCCTGATACAGCCACGCGCTGCGCAGCACCCGTTTGACGTACCCTCGCGTCTCGACGAACGGGATTTCTTCGATGAATTCGTCGATCGCGCGGGGGGGATTGCTTTCCAGCCACCGGGTGACCGCCTCGGGGCCCGCGTTGTACGCGGCCACGGCATAGGCCTGGTTGCCCGCGAACCGATCCAGAAGATCGCCCAGGTAGCGAACCCCCAGGGTCAGGTTCACCTCCGGCGTGTAGAGCTGGTCCACCGAGAAATCGGACAACCCCGCGGCGCGAGCCACGCGGCGTCCCGTGTCGGGCATGATTTGCATGAGACCGATGGCCCCGACCGGGGAAAGCGCTCGAGGGTCGTAGACGCTTTCCTCCCGGATCAACCCCGCGACGAGGAAAGGATCCACGCGATCCCGGGCGCGCGATCGGATCGGATCCAGCAGATGGTCCGGGTAGGCGCGACGCCAGATCGCGGGTGAGAGCGCGGCGTCGCCGCGCTCGAGCGCAGGAGCAAAATACCTCCGCACCAGGCGCAGCGCCTCCTCGTCCGCGCCCACGGTCGCCAGCGCCTCGGCCACGTCCGCGGCGCGGTCCGGAGGGGGCGGCGCGCGCCGCGTGGCGATGAGCACCTCATCCCGCGCGTCGTCGCGCAACCCCAGGAGCCACAACTCGGCCGCCTTCGGGAACAGCGCAGGGTCGGGCGAGGTCTCGGGCGCGCCGGCAGCTTCGTCGAAGACGTTTACGCCGTCGAGCGCGTTAAGGGA
The sequence above is a segment of the Nitrospirota bacterium genome. Coding sequences within it:
- a CDS encoding PilZ domain-containing protein, with protein sequence MLMLEPTTAYPIIIHFKDGRIDRGTLLSSLLAEGPLRYRPQTAADERRGVPRLPFLTEVKVDRVMVGRASDVSVRGMFLETLTPYAVGTVLHVALRVDTETIEAEARVVFADPGVGIGLEFKRLSAAVRHRLEAVLHRLAKTTQASPSSGRRTTERRDDAGTARRPWDGRKGERRSRTGLHELPPAEVDLANVKSVFFVDPAPNDNALPEWGADPMDRQVTVEFRDGETIHGTLREMSPDALGFFVALRLDERNTHSVYVVKSAVKSIQTVF